A section of the Choristoneura fumiferana chromosome 5, NRCan_CFum_1, whole genome shotgun sequence genome encodes:
- the LOC141428316 gene encoding alpha-ketoglutarate-dependent dioxygenase alkB homolog 4 gives MTKPRPCGCKGCRTCLVCETQYDAEKYKINLQFDKSKSFVYCPFCDKAWPGWNVDEYKKHPNHDGEPIEYPGVYIQLDFISEEEEATLMRNIDEVPWDISQSGRRKQNYGPKTNFKKMKMNVGNFDGFPEFSKFLQDRFETVDLLKGYDVIEQCSLEYDPSKGASIDPHIDDCWIWGERIITVNCLSDSVLTMTRYQGDIKKYNLHCAEKYCPILKPDGSVNVDFEEFHKSAFESSKPQDDSDVVVRIPMPRRSLLVFYGEPRYHWEHCVLREDIVSRRVCIAYREFTPSYMQNGCHKEIGEQIRNAKSFWDHTKKYQIKS, from the exons ATGACGAAACCGCGACCGTGCGGATGCAAAGGCTGCCGAACATGCCTTGTTTGCGAGACGCAGTACGAcgcagaaaaatataaaataaaccttcAATTTGATAAATCTAAGAGTTTTGTTTACTGCCCTTTTTGTGATAAAGCATGGCCAGGGTGGAATGTTGATGAATACAAGAAACACCCGAACCATGATGGGGAACCTATCGAGTATCCCGGTGTTTACATTCAGTTGGATTTCATTAGTGAGGAAGAAGAAGCAACACTGATGAGAAATATAGATGAAGTACCATGGGACATATCACAGAGTGGCCGGCGAAAGCAGAACTATGGTCCGAAAACCAATTtcaagaaaatgaaaatgaatgtaGGAAACTTTGACGGGTTTCCAGAATTTTCAAAGTTTCTGCAAGATAGGTTTGAAACTGTTGATTTATTGAAAGGTTATGACGTTATAGAGCAGTGCTCTTTGGAGTATGACCCTAGCAAAGGGGCCTCTATTGATCCCCACATAGATGACTGTTGGATATGGGGAGAGAGAATCATTACTGTAAATTGCCTGTCTGATTCTGTGTTGACTATGACTCGGTATCAGggtgatataaaaaaatataacctgCATTGCGCAGAGAAATATTGCCCAATCCTAAAACCAGATGGCAGTGTCAATGTTGATTTTGAAGAATTCCATAAAAGTGCTTTTGAATCAAGTAAACCGCAGGATGATTCAGATGTGGTGGTCAGGATACCAATGCCAAG GCGATCACTGCTCGTGTTTTATGGTGAACCAAGATACCACTGGGAGCACTGTGTCCTCCGAGAAGATATTGTGTCCCGTCGGGTATGTATAGCATACAGAGAGTTCACTCCTTCTTATATGCAAAATGGCTGCCACAAGGAGATAGGAGAACAAATAAGAAATGCTAAAAGTTTTTGGGATCAcactaaaaaatatcaaattaaaagttAA
- the LOC141428315 gene encoding uncharacterized protein, whose translation MDEDAGGEGFSSAPIKSATKRRLISPECVERSKIKMTFIKNKRGLFKDHHALYEDLSKKEYPVLINSSSSQPGNKVPMDLLKINKALKHVQGVQYVKAAGNYFTKVYFGCARDANAFLQNKDLMESNNWSSKIPYDSIESQGIIRAPVELSEESLLVNLKASCTILGVKRFFKKQQDGCDKPLQTVLVTFLASAHPDHVTYEHIWMPVSEYIRPVLQCFKCYKFGHASGACKATQICSTCSGNHFYKECSTPNNFKCSNCSGPHSAVSYSCSVKAAKVSEVKNRIMGKQTTYAAILKNQPLEINKNSKTLSNLPVSAKTPQGRALISDIINSEIVISTITKTIIELLKKKDTKTSGPISTQLIKEMLVSNFTL comes from the coding sequence ATGGATGAAGACGCCGGGGGTGAGGGCTTCAGCTCCGCCCCCATTAAAAGTGCAACTAAAAGAAGATTAATCTCACCAGAATGTGTTGAAagaagcaaaattaaaatgacttTCATCAAAAACAAGCGCGGTCTCTTCAAAGACCACCATGCTCTCTACGAAGACCTATCCAAAAAAGAATACCCGGTACTCATAAATTCAAGCTCCTCACAGCCAGGTAACAAAGTGCCAATGGACTTGCTAAAGATCAACAAAGCATTAAAACATGTTCAAGGGGTTCAATATGTAAAAGCTGCCGGGAACTATTTTACCAAAGTGTACTTTGGCTGTGCAAGAGATGCCAATGCCTTTCTACAAAATAAAGACCTCATGGAGTCAAACAATTGGTCATCTAAAATACCCTACGATAGTATTGAAAGTCAAGGAATTATTCGAGCTCCTGTGGAATTGAGTGAGGAATCTCTTCTAGTAAATTTAAAAGCTTCATGCACAATACTCGGAgtcaaaagattttttaaaaaacaacaagATGGATGTGACAAACCACTGCAAACTGTTCTGGTTACATTTTTGGCTTCTGCTCATCCAGATCATGTCACATATGAACATATTTGGATGCCTGTTTCGGAATATATAAGGCCAGTGCTACAATGCTTCAAGTGCTACAAATTTGGACATGCAAGTGGTGCCTGCAAAGCCACCCAAATATGCTCTACTTGTTCCGGGAATCATTTTTACAAGGAGTGCAGCACTCCAAACAACTTCAAGTGCTCCAACTGCAGCGGGCCACATTCTGCAGTCTCATACTCCTGCTCGGTGAAGGCGGCCAAGGTTTCTGAGGTAAAAAATAGGATAATGGGCAAGCAAACAACATATGCAGCTATACTAAAGAATCAACCTCTCGAAATAAACAAGAACTCCAAAACGTTGTCTAACCTGCCTGTGTCTGCGAAGACACCGCAAGGTAGGGCGTTGATATCCGATATTATAAATTCCGAAATTGTCATTAGTACTATCACAAAAACaataattgaattattaaaaaaaaaagatacaaagACCTCTGGACCTATATCTACACAATTAATCAAAGAAATGTTGGTATCAAATTTtacattgtaa
- the LOC141428317 gene encoding CD63 antigen-like produces MSNEVPYAEKMKFTKTETEYNLKSIRFLLLTITTMFIIVGGLMVVLGISVYSEYHDWSYFYASARSGRFVTLSALAVFLGMVLLVVTSFGFFGSLKQSTCLVNLYALFLSLILIVMLVVVVLACTLDASAVMKYMYIPVYDYASDTEIQFEIDTLQSSLSCCGSESFLDYIGTEFTSNHSTVIATNEIDGDIVTMVVPATCCSSSFDVICTRLRTTGCKEALVNMVIQNSTVIGVLGVSVMFIKLLGIIFALLLARSIRKMKSERAMMAWKIREQMILARATAEECKPDFLTVTFERPTSSVA; encoded by the exons ATGTCTAATGAAGTGCCGTACGCGGAAAAAATGAAGTTCACAAAGACTGAAACCGAGTACAATCTGAAATCTATAAGGTTTCTGCTGCTGACGATCACGACCATGTTTATC ATAGTGGGCGGTCTCATGGTAGTCCTCGGCATCTCTGTGTACTCGGAATATCATGACTGGTCTTACTTCTACGCGAGCGCTCGCAGCGGGCGTTTCGTGACGCTCTCTGCACTCGCTGTATTCCTGGGAATGGTGCTGCTGGTTGTCACATCATTCGGCTTCTTTGGCAGTTTGAAGCAGAGCACGTGCTTGGTTAACTTG TACGCTCTTTTCCTGAGTTTGATCCTCATAGTGATGCTGGTGGTTGTTGTACTGGCGTGCACTCTGGATGCTTCTGCTGTTATGAAGTACATGTACATTCCCGTCTACGACTATGCGTCCGACACCGAGATACAGTTCGAAATCGACACGCTTCAATCCTCC CTAAGTTGCTGCGGCAGTGAATCCTTCCTCGACTACATCGGCACCGAATTCACCAGCAATCACTCAACAGTGATCGCCACCAACGAGATTGACGGTGACATCGTCACTATGGTGGTGCCAGCGACATGCTGCTCTTCCTCATTCGATGTCATTTGCACCCGGCTCAGGACTACTGGCTGCAAAGAGGCGCTCGTCAATATGGTCATCCAGAACTCGACTGTCATCGGGGTACTTGGTGTCTCCGTTATGTTTATCAAG TTACTTGGCATAATCTTCGCGCTGCTGCTGGCGCGAAGTATCCGCAAGATGAAGAGCGAGCGCGCCATGATGGCCTGGAAGATACGCGAGCAGATGATCCTGGCCCGCGCCACCGCCGAAGAGTGCAAGCCTGACTTCCTCACTGTCACCTTCGAGAGACCTACCTCCAGCGTGGCTTAA